One genomic segment of Amycolatopsis sp. WQ 127309 includes these proteins:
- a CDS encoding ABC transporter ATP-binding protein, whose translation MGAEVVIEGLTKSFGKQAIWRDVTLTLPPGEVSAMLGPSGTGKSVFLKSMIGLLKPDRGRCVINGVDIVTCSEHKLYEIRKLFGVLFQDGALFGSMNLYDNVAFPLREHTKKSETEIRQIVREKLEMTGLAGADKKLPGEISGGMRKRAGLARALVLDPEIILVDEPDSGLDPVRTTYISQLFLDVNAQIDATFLIVTHNINLARTVPDNLGMLFRKELVMFGPREVLLTSEEPVVKQFLNGKMQGPIGMSEEKDSAQMAAEQAMFDAGHHAGGVEDVTGVPPQMQTTPGVPQRMGAVRRKDRVMEIMHRLPDAAQQSIIASLSPEEQRHYRVSPRQVAQAQQQQQQQVPAGARQGDGVPNQHHGQLPADQVARIPGGQQPRPGGSHRMPPPPNNGPGGR comes from the coding sequence ATGGGTGCCGAGGTGGTCATCGAAGGTCTGACGAAGTCCTTCGGTAAGCAGGCCATCTGGCGGGACGTCACGTTGACGCTGCCTCCGGGCGAGGTGTCGGCGATGCTCGGCCCGTCGGGAACCGGTAAGTCGGTGTTCCTCAAGTCGATGATCGGGCTGCTCAAGCCGGATCGCGGCCGCTGCGTGATCAACGGGGTGGACATCGTCACCTGCTCCGAGCACAAGCTCTACGAGATCCGGAAGCTCTTCGGCGTCCTCTTCCAGGACGGCGCGCTGTTCGGCTCGATGAACCTCTACGACAACGTCGCGTTCCCGCTGCGGGAGCACACGAAGAAGTCCGAGACCGAGATCCGGCAGATCGTCCGCGAGAAGCTCGAGATGACCGGGCTCGCCGGCGCCGACAAGAAGCTGCCGGGCGAGATCTCCGGCGGGATGCGCAAGCGCGCCGGCCTGGCCCGCGCGCTCGTGCTGGACCCCGAGATCATCCTGGTCGACGAGCCGGACTCCGGCCTCGACCCGGTCCGCACCACCTACATCTCGCAGCTGTTCCTCGACGTCAACGCGCAGATCGACGCGACGTTCCTGATCGTCACGCACAACATCAACCTGGCCCGGACCGTGCCGGACAACCTCGGCATGCTCTTCCGCAAGGAACTGGTCATGTTCGGCCCGCGCGAGGTGCTGCTGACCAGCGAGGAGCCGGTCGTCAAGCAGTTCCTCAACGGCAAGATGCAGGGTCCGATCGGCATGTCCGAGGAGAAGGACTCCGCGCAGATGGCCGCCGAGCAGGCGATGTTCGACGCCGGGCACCACGCGGGCGGCGTCGAGGACGTCACCGGTGTGCCGCCGCAGATGCAGACGACGCCGGGTGTGCCGCAGCGGATGGGCGCGGTCCGCCGCAAGGACCGGGTCATGGAGATCATGCACCGGCTGCCGGACGCCGCGCAGCAGAGCATCATCGCCTCGCTGAGCCCGGAGGAGCAGCGCCACTACCGCGTCAGCCCGCGGCAGGTGGCGCAGGCCCAGCAGCAGCAACAGCAGCAGGTCCCGGCCGGCGCGCGCCAGGGTGACGGCGTCCCGAACCAGCACCACGGCCAGCTGCCCGCCGACCAGGTCGCCCGGATTCCCGGCGGCCAGCAGCCGAGACCCGGTGGCTCGCACCGGATGCCCCCGCCGCCGAACAACGGGCCAGGTGGCAGGTGA
- a CDS encoding ABC transporter permease, giving the protein MSSPASQAKIPGIGILRETGNLFALGLDIVRGIFQRPFQLREFIQQAWFIASVTILPTALVAIPFGAVISLQFGSLARQLGAQSYTGAGSVLATVQQASPLVTALLVAGAGGSAVCADIGARTIREEIAAMEVLGVSAVQRLIVPRTLAMMLVALLLNGMVSVIGVLGGYFFNVVLQGGTPGAYLASFSALAQLPDLWVGELKALIFGFIAAVVASYRGLNPTGGPKGVGDAVNQSVVITFLMLFVVNFVITLIYLQIVPGKLD; this is encoded by the coding sequence GTGAGCTCTCCCGCTTCACAGGCGAAGATCCCCGGGATCGGCATCCTCCGCGAAACCGGGAACCTGTTCGCCCTCGGCCTCGACATCGTTCGTGGCATCTTCCAGCGCCCGTTCCAGCTGCGGGAGTTCATCCAGCAGGCCTGGTTCATCGCGAGCGTGACGATCCTGCCGACGGCTCTCGTGGCCATCCCCTTCGGCGCGGTCATCTCGCTGCAGTTCGGTTCGCTCGCCCGCCAGCTGGGCGCGCAGTCCTACACCGGCGCGGGCTCCGTGCTCGCCACCGTGCAGCAGGCCAGCCCGCTGGTCACCGCGCTGCTGGTGGCGGGCGCGGGCGGCTCGGCCGTCTGCGCCGACATCGGCGCCCGGACCATCCGCGAAGAGATCGCCGCGATGGAGGTGCTGGGCGTCTCCGCCGTGCAGCGGCTGATCGTCCCGCGCACCCTCGCGATGATGCTCGTCGCGCTGCTGCTCAACGGCATGGTCAGCGTCATCGGCGTGCTGGGCGGCTACTTCTTCAACGTCGTGCTGCAGGGCGGGACGCCGGGTGCGTACCTGGCGAGCTTCTCCGCCCTGGCCCAGCTGCCCGACCTGTGGGTCGGTGAACTGAAGGCGCTGATCTTCGGGTTCATCGCCGCCGTCGTCGCGTCCTACCGGGGTCTCAACCCCACCGGCGGCCCCAAGGGCGTCGGGGACGCGGTGAACCAGTCGGTGGTCATCACGTTCCTCATGCTGTTCGTCGTGAACTTCGTGATCACCCTGATCTACCTGCAGATCGTGCCCGGAAAGCTGGACTAG
- a CDS encoding MCE family protein, with protein MRKLLTVGTLVTASALVLTGCSFRGIYDLPLPGGADLGDHPYTVNVEFRDVLDLTPKAGVKVNEVPVGQVENVGLTKDGWHALVTLKVNGDVKLPANALANVKQSSLLGEKYVELASPGDDQAQGKLADNATIPLARTNRSVEVEELLGALSLLLNGGGVDQLNTITKELNNATSGREPDIKALLDNANLLVTNLDNQSKNITRALDGLNRLSSTLNDQKDKLVGAVDNLGPGLGVLESQRGQLVTMLNALNNLSGVATETVNASQKDLVADLKALTPTLQKLGEAGNDLPKALQILLTFPFSDQAVNGVKGDYFNLYAKVDLNLQNIVSNLGNSRQNILNGQLPLPGLTGGVEGTPANQPPPLPIPGDSGQPGQPGKSSGLSGLFGLLSGGNG; from the coding sequence GTGAGGAAGCTGCTGACCGTCGGAACGCTGGTGACGGCGTCCGCGCTGGTGCTCACCGGCTGCTCGTTCAGGGGCATCTACGACCTGCCGCTGCCCGGCGGCGCCGACCTCGGCGACCACCCGTACACGGTGAACGTCGAGTTCCGGGACGTCCTCGACCTGACGCCGAAGGCGGGCGTGAAGGTCAACGAGGTGCCGGTCGGGCAGGTCGAGAACGTCGGCCTCACCAAGGACGGCTGGCACGCGCTGGTGACGCTCAAGGTCAACGGCGACGTCAAGCTGCCGGCCAACGCGCTGGCCAACGTGAAGCAGTCCAGCCTGCTCGGCGAGAAGTACGTCGAGCTGGCCTCGCCCGGTGACGACCAGGCCCAGGGCAAGCTCGCCGACAACGCGACGATCCCGCTGGCCCGGACGAACCGCAGCGTCGAGGTCGAAGAGCTGCTCGGCGCGCTGTCCCTGCTGCTCAACGGCGGTGGTGTCGACCAGCTCAACACCATCACCAAGGAGCTCAACAACGCGACGTCGGGCCGCGAGCCGGACATCAAGGCGCTGCTGGACAACGCGAACCTGCTGGTCACCAACCTGGACAACCAGTCGAAGAACATCACCCGCGCCCTCGACGGGCTCAACCGGCTCTCCTCGACGCTCAACGACCAGAAGGACAAGCTGGTCGGCGCGGTCGACAACCTCGGGCCCGGCCTCGGCGTGCTCGAGTCGCAGCGCGGCCAGCTCGTCACGATGCTCAACGCGCTGAACAACCTCTCCGGCGTGGCCACCGAGACGGTGAACGCGTCGCAGAAGGACCTCGTCGCCGACCTGAAGGCGCTGACGCCGACGCTGCAGAAGCTCGGCGAGGCGGGCAACGACCTGCCGAAGGCGCTGCAGATCCTGCTGACGTTCCCGTTCAGCGACCAGGCCGTCAACGGCGTCAAGGGCGACTACTTCAACCTGTACGCCAAGGTGGACCTGAACCTGCAGAACATCGTCAGCAACCTGGGCAACAGCCGGCAGAACATCCTGAACGGGCAGCTCCCGCTCCCGGGCCTGACCGGTGGCGTCGAGGGCACGCCCGCCAACCAGCCGCCGCCGCTGCCGATCCCCGGTGACAGCGGTCAGCCGGGCCAACCCGGGAAGTCGTCCGGGCTGTCCGGGCTCTTCGGTCTCCTGTCGGGAGGTAACGGCTGA
- a CDS encoding MCE family protein, whose translation MRGLLAPLIKLGVFVVVTVLFTTILGISIANINTTSTNAYKARFTDATLLLPNDDVRIAGVRVGQVKDVKIVDKRQAEVEFEVDAGRQLPAGVTAQIKFRNLVGQRYVSLGEGADTSGRTLGPGGTIPLERTQPALDLTELFNGFKPLFTALNPDDVNKLSYEVIQVLQGEGGTVESLLSHTASLATTIADKDQVIGQVIDNLNSVLDTVNAHTPQLNDLIVKLQQLVSGLAADRKPIGDAIESLGNLAQTTSGLLGEAREPLKNDISALGTLTGKLNKNEPELEHFIQFLPEKVSTLTRTADYGSWFNFYACEFSGSVSLPPLINNVAIPLVPLNRERCTG comes from the coding sequence GTGAGGGGACTGCTCGCACCGCTGATCAAGCTCGGCGTCTTCGTGGTCGTCACCGTGCTGTTCACGACGATCCTCGGGATCAGCATCGCCAACATCAACACGACCAGCACCAACGCCTACAAGGCGCGCTTCACCGACGCGACGCTCCTGCTGCCCAACGACGACGTCCGCATCGCCGGCGTCCGGGTCGGGCAGGTCAAGGACGTCAAGATCGTCGACAAGCGCCAGGCCGAGGTCGAGTTCGAGGTCGACGCCGGCCGGCAGCTGCCGGCCGGGGTGACCGCGCAGATCAAGTTCCGCAACCTGGTCGGCCAGCGCTACGTCTCGCTCGGCGAGGGGGCCGACACCTCCGGCAGGACGCTCGGCCCCGGCGGCACCATCCCGCTGGAGCGGACGCAGCCGGCGCTGGACCTGACCGAGCTGTTCAACGGCTTCAAGCCGCTGTTCACCGCACTCAACCCGGACGACGTCAACAAGCTCTCCTACGAGGTCATCCAGGTCCTGCAGGGCGAGGGCGGCACCGTGGAGAGCCTGCTGTCGCACACCGCGTCGCTGGCCACCACGATCGCCGACAAGGACCAGGTCATCGGCCAGGTCATCGACAACCTCAACTCGGTGCTCGACACGGTCAACGCGCACACCCCGCAGCTCAACGACCTGATCGTGAAGCTGCAGCAGCTGGTGTCCGGGCTGGCCGCGGACCGCAAGCCGATCGGCGACGCGATCGAGAGCCTCGGCAACCTGGCCCAGACGACGTCCGGCCTGCTCGGCGAGGCCCGCGAACCGCTGAAGAACGACATCAGCGCGCTGGGCACGCTGACCGGCAAGCTCAACAAGAACGAGCCGGAGCTGGAGCACTTCATCCAGTTCCTGCCGGAGAAGGTCAGCACGCTGACCCGCACCGCGGACTACGGCTCCTGGTTCAACTTCTACGCCTGCGAGTTCTCCGGGAGCGTCAGCTTGCCGCCACTGATCAACAACGTCGCGATCCCGCTGGTGCCCCTCAACCGGGAGAGGTGCACGGGATGA
- a CDS encoding ABC transporter permease — protein MTFLQGAKRVANRPLQTLDTLGDQMSFYGRALLWTPRTLRRYTKEVLRLLAEVSFGSGSLAVIGGTVGVMVGLTLFTGVLVGLQGYSALNSIGTSAFTGFLTAFFNTREIAPLVAGLALSATVGAGFTAQLGAMRISEEIDALEVMGVPSLPYLVTTRIIAGFVAVIPLYIIGLLSSYLASRLVVIYIYNQSAGTYDHYFDLFLPPQDVLYSFIKVLLFSVLIILSHCYFGYRATGGPAGVGVAVGKAVRLSIVTVSIMNFFIGFAIWGTDVTVRIAG, from the coding sequence ATGACGTTCCTCCAGGGCGCGAAACGCGTCGCCAACCGACCGCTCCAGACGCTGGACACCTTGGGTGACCAGATGTCGTTCTACGGCCGTGCGCTGCTGTGGACGCCGCGGACCCTGCGCCGCTACACCAAGGAAGTCCTCCGGCTGCTGGCCGAGGTGAGCTTCGGCTCCGGCTCGCTGGCGGTCATCGGCGGCACGGTCGGGGTGATGGTCGGCCTGACGCTGTTCACCGGTGTCCTCGTCGGCCTCCAGGGCTACTCGGCGCTGAACTCGATCGGGACGTCGGCCTTCACCGGCTTCCTGACGGCGTTCTTCAACACCCGCGAGATCGCGCCGCTGGTCGCCGGCCTCGCCTTGAGCGCGACGGTCGGCGCCGGGTTCACCGCGCAGCTCGGCGCGATGCGGATCTCCGAGGAGATCGACGCGCTCGAGGTGATGGGCGTGCCGAGCCTGCCGTACCTGGTGACGACCCGGATCATCGCCGGGTTCGTCGCGGTCATCCCGCTCTACATCATCGGCCTGCTGAGCTCGTACCTCGCGTCGAGACTGGTCGTGATCTACATCTACAACCAGTCGGCCGGTACCTACGACCACTACTTCGACCTGTTCCTGCCACCGCAGGACGTGCTCTATTCGTTCATCAAGGTGCTGCTCTTCAGCGTCCTGATCATCCTGTCGCACTGCTACTTCGGGTACCGGGCGACCGGTGGCCCGGCCGGTGTCGGCGTGGCGGTGGGCAAGGCGGTCCGGCTCTCGATCGTCACGGTCTCGATCATGAACTTCTTCATCGGCTTCGCCATCTGGGGAACCGACGTCACGGTAAGGATCGCGGGATGA
- a CDS encoding MCE family protein codes for MKSFQKRNPVPIALVGIAVLALAFIAALNSEDLPVIGGGTTYTAEFSEASGLQTDNDVRIAGVKVGKISDIELDGASVKVSFKVKDAWLGDRTSAAIKIKTLLGQKYLSLDPQGEGALNPGAAIPRDRTMAPYDVLDAFRGLSQTVDDIDTKQLAQSFDTISGTFANTPQDVKGALSGLSKLSDTIASRDSQLSNLLANTREVSQTLVDRDAEVQKLLTDGNALLGELAKREDAITSLLNGSRELATQLQGLIDDNGKQLDPVLTQLDQLTSMLQRNQDALGQGIAKFAPFIRVFTNTIGNGRWFDNYICGLVLPSFGPLNEEGCYTK; via the coding sequence ATGAAGTCCTTCCAGAAGCGCAACCCCGTCCCGATCGCGCTGGTCGGCATCGCCGTCCTCGCGCTGGCGTTCATCGCCGCGCTGAACTCCGAGGACCTGCCGGTGATCGGCGGCGGCACGACCTACACCGCCGAGTTCAGCGAGGCGTCCGGGCTGCAGACCGACAACGACGTCCGGATCGCCGGCGTCAAGGTCGGCAAGATCAGCGACATCGAGCTCGACGGCGCGTCGGTGAAGGTCTCGTTCAAGGTCAAGGACGCCTGGCTGGGCGACCGGACGAGCGCCGCGATCAAGATCAAGACGCTGCTCGGGCAGAAGTACCTGTCGCTGGACCCGCAGGGCGAGGGCGCGCTGAACCCGGGCGCGGCCATCCCGCGGGACCGCACGATGGCCCCCTACGACGTCCTCGACGCCTTCCGTGGCCTCTCGCAGACCGTCGACGACATCGACACCAAGCAGCTGGCGCAGAGCTTCGACACCATCTCGGGGACCTTCGCCAACACGCCGCAGGACGTGAAGGGCGCGCTGTCGGGGCTGTCGAAGCTGTCCGACACGATCGCCTCGCGCGACAGCCAGCTGTCGAACCTGCTGGCCAACACCCGCGAGGTGTCGCAGACGCTCGTCGACCGCGACGCCGAGGTGCAGAAGCTGCTCACCGACGGCAACGCGCTGCTCGGCGAGCTGGCCAAGCGCGAAGACGCGATCACGTCGCTGCTCAACGGCTCCCGCGAGCTGGCGACGCAGCTGCAGGGCTTGATCGACGACAACGGCAAGCAGCTGGACCCGGTGCTCACCCAGCTCGACCAGCTGACGTCGATGCTGCAGCGCAACCAGGACGCGCTGGGCCAGGGCATCGCGAAGTTCGCGCCGTTCATCCGCGTCTTCACCAACACCATCGGCAACGGCCGCTGGTTCGACAACTACATCTGCGGCCTGGTCCTGCCGTCGTTCGGTCCGCTCAACGAAGAGGGGTGCTACACGAAATGA
- a CDS encoding MCE family protein yields the protein MSDTRFGQSLTRGFTIAIVLALVVAGGIWWTLKDAGRNHLTAYFAGTVGLYEGNSVRMLGVDMGTVTKIQPMGNQVKVDFEYDRSVAVPADAKALIVAPSLVSDRYVQLAPAYTGGPRISDGAVIGLDRTEVPLEVDQLAASLAKVSETLGPNGVNKQGSLSNLLNTAAANVDGNGQALHDTITKLGQAAGTLAGNKDDLFSTVENLGKFSQSLADSDSQVRTFEGQLADVSGYLASEKDNLAATVQQLGTTLTSVQAFIDQNHDRLKSNVDKLAGITNVLVDQRSSLAEILDVAPVGLSNLVNTYNGAAGTLDARPNLNELTQPPLVMICRLLKQVGTSSIPDVLGNACENIAGVVDKAIPLPSLAQTLQALQSGQLPPLPLPIAGQLFGGGQ from the coding sequence ATGAGTGACACCCGCTTCGGCCAGTCCCTGACCCGGGGCTTCACCATCGCGATCGTCCTCGCGCTCGTCGTCGCCGGCGGGATCTGGTGGACGCTCAAGGACGCCGGCCGCAACCACCTGACCGCGTACTTCGCCGGCACCGTCGGCCTGTACGAGGGCAACAGCGTGCGGATGCTCGGCGTCGACATGGGCACGGTCACCAAGATCCAGCCCATGGGCAACCAGGTGAAGGTCGACTTCGAGTACGACCGCTCGGTCGCCGTCCCGGCCGACGCCAAGGCGCTGATCGTGGCGCCGTCGCTGGTGTCGGACCGCTACGTCCAGCTGGCCCCGGCCTACACCGGCGGCCCGCGGATCTCCGACGGCGCCGTCATCGGCCTCGACCGCACCGAGGTGCCCCTCGAGGTCGACCAGCTCGCCGCCAGCCTGGCCAAGGTCAGCGAGACCCTCGGCCCCAACGGCGTCAACAAGCAGGGGTCGCTGTCGAACCTGCTGAACACCGCGGCGGCCAACGTCGACGGCAACGGCCAGGCCCTGCACGACACGATCACCAAGCTCGGCCAGGCGGCCGGCACGCTGGCCGGCAACAAGGACGACCTGTTCTCCACGGTCGAGAACCTCGGCAAGTTCTCGCAGTCGCTGGCCGACTCCGACAGCCAGGTCCGCACCTTCGAGGGCCAGCTCGCCGACGTTAGCGGCTACCTGGCGTCCGAAAAGGACAACCTGGCCGCGACCGTGCAGCAGCTGGGCACCACGCTCACCTCGGTGCAGGCGTTCATCGACCAGAACCACGACCGGCTCAAGTCCAATGTGGACAAGCTGGCCGGCATCACCAACGTGCTCGTCGACCAGCGCAGCTCGCTCGCCGAGATCCTCGACGTCGCGCCGGTCGGCCTGAGCAACCTGGTCAACACCTACAACGGCGCGGCCGGCACGCTCGACGCCCGGCCGAACCTCAACGAGCTGACCCAGCCGCCGCTCGTGATGATCTGCCGGCTGCTCAAGCAGGTCGGCACCAGCAGCATCCCGGACGTGCTCGGCAACGCCTGCGAGAACATCGCCGGCGTGGTCGACAAGGCGATCCCGCTGCCGTCCCTGGCGCAGACCCTGCAGGCCCTGCAGTCCGGTCAGCTGCCGCCCTTGCCGCTGCCCATCGCCGGGCAGCTCTTCGGAGGTGGCCAGTGA
- a CDS encoding MCE family protein → MLVRRTRFQLVAFAIISIAAIVYALIRFAGLGTVFGNSGYTVKLELNESGGIFTNAEVTYRGFNVGRVGELRLTQTGLEADLDIDPSAPQVPADLDAVVANRSAVGEQYVDLRPKGDKGPYLAAGSVIPASKTTTPVSTDRLIGDLDSLAASVPVDSLRTVVDESYDAFQGTGGDLQKLLDTARSFTTTAQQYLPQTIQLLDAGGQVLDTQNDEAQNFASFSKSLNELTGTLKNSDGDLRKLIGITPQVASQISQVLAESGPGLGALTANLLTTANLTVTRLDGIEQGLVTYPALAGAASSVAPGDGTAHLGLVLNLFNPPACTKGYIPYQQYRTGADLSAKPAKEDAYCAEPKGSPINVRGAQNAPYNGVPVAPSNSDVAANANRPADELAEERNTRGVPGIIGSPGVSLNSLGSLLGLA, encoded by the coding sequence ATGCTGGTGCGCAGGACGAGGTTCCAGCTGGTCGCGTTCGCGATCATCTCGATCGCCGCCATCGTGTACGCGCTGATCCGGTTCGCCGGGCTCGGCACGGTGTTCGGCAACAGCGGTTACACGGTGAAGCTCGAGCTCAACGAGTCGGGCGGCATCTTCACCAACGCCGAGGTCACCTACCGCGGCTTCAACGTCGGCCGGGTGGGGGAGCTGCGGCTCACCCAGACCGGCCTGGAGGCGGACCTCGACATCGACCCGTCGGCGCCGCAGGTCCCCGCGGACCTCGACGCCGTCGTCGCCAACCGCTCGGCCGTCGGTGAGCAGTACGTCGACCTGCGGCCCAAGGGCGACAAGGGCCCGTACCTCGCGGCCGGCTCGGTCATCCCGGCCAGCAAGACGACCACCCCGGTCAGCACCGACCGGCTGATCGGCGACCTCGACTCACTCGCGGCGTCGGTCCCGGTCGACTCGCTGCGCACGGTCGTCGACGAGTCCTACGACGCCTTCCAGGGCACCGGTGGCGACCTGCAGAAGCTGCTCGACACCGCGCGCAGCTTCACCACGACGGCGCAGCAGTACCTGCCGCAGACGATCCAGCTGCTCGACGCCGGCGGCCAGGTGCTGGACACGCAGAACGACGAGGCGCAGAACTTCGCGTCGTTCAGCAAGAGCCTCAACGAGCTCACCGGCACCCTGAAGAACTCCGACGGCGACCTGCGCAAGCTCATCGGCATCACGCCGCAGGTGGCGTCGCAGATCAGCCAGGTGCTGGCCGAGTCCGGCCCCGGCCTGGGCGCGCTGACGGCGAACCTGCTCACCACGGCCAACCTGACCGTGACCCGGCTCGACGGCATCGAGCAGGGCCTGGTGACCTACCCGGCGCTGGCCGGCGCGGCCAGCAGCGTGGCGCCGGGTGACGGCACCGCGCACCTCGGGCTGGTGCTCAACCTCTTCAACCCGCCGGCCTGCACCAAGGGCTACATCCCGTACCAGCAGTACCGGACGGGGGCCGACCTTTCGGCGAAGCCGGCGAAGGAAGACGCGTACTGTGCCGAACCGAAGGGCAGCCCGATCAACGTGCGCGGCGCGCAGAACGCCCCGTACAACGGGGTGCCGGTGGCGCCGAGCAACAGCGACGTCGCGGCGAACGCGAACCGGCCGGCCGACGAGCTGGCCGAGGAGCGGAACACGCGGGGCGTGCCCGGCATCATCGGCAGCCCCGGCGTCAGCCTCAACAGCCTGGGTTCGCTGCTCGGGCTCGCCTGA
- a CDS encoding MCE family protein, translating to MTTLRRRLLGLLLVAVMVGGVALSIALYDKAFTKFVTVKLQADKIGNQLIQQSDVKVRGLIVGSVKDISATADGAELTLALNPESAKLIPENVSARFLPKTLFGERFVSLEIPAKPSAKTLANGDVIPQDRTSSAVELEQAFSHLMPVLQAVQPQKLSATLTAISTALSGRGDQLGDTLSQLGSYIGELNPHEPELQHNLKALAEFSDHLKDSAPDLVQSLDNLSTTTRTVVDQQQNLSNLYGTLTQASVDLQTFLQNNKDNIIALAATARPTAELLAKYAPEYPCVISQMAKNVPLIDQALGKGTDQPGLHATIEVVVPRAPYEAGKEEPRFDDKRGPRCYDADNLPKPFPSEPPDGAFKDGTIHQTPPKTVGEGLNPANFKADATGGNGSGSGAGQLAYSTAEQGFLADLLGPQLGMNAADVPSWSALLVGPLYRGAEVTVK from the coding sequence ATGACCACGTTGCGACGCAGGCTGCTGGGCCTGCTGCTGGTCGCCGTGATGGTCGGCGGTGTGGCGCTCTCCATCGCGCTCTACGACAAGGCGTTCACCAAGTTCGTCACGGTGAAGCTGCAGGCCGACAAGATCGGCAACCAGCTGATCCAGCAGTCCGACGTCAAGGTCCGCGGCCTGATCGTCGGCTCGGTCAAGGACATCTCGGCCACCGCCGACGGCGCGGAGCTGACGCTCGCGCTGAACCCGGAGTCGGCGAAGCTGATCCCGGAGAACGTCTCGGCGCGGTTCCTGCCGAAGACGCTCTTCGGCGAGCGCTTCGTCTCGCTGGAGATCCCCGCCAAGCCGTCGGCGAAGACGCTCGCCAACGGCGACGTGATCCCGCAGGACCGGACGTCGAGCGCGGTCGAGCTGGAGCAAGCGTTCTCGCACCTGATGCCGGTGCTGCAGGCGGTCCAGCCGCAGAAGCTGTCGGCGACGCTCACCGCGATCTCGACCGCGCTGTCCGGCCGCGGCGACCAGCTCGGTGACACGCTCTCCCAGCTGGGCAGCTACATCGGCGAGCTGAACCCGCACGAGCCGGAGCTGCAGCACAACCTCAAGGCGCTGGCGGAGTTCTCCGACCACCTCAAGGACTCGGCGCCCGACCTGGTGCAGAGCCTCGACAACCTGAGCACGACGACCCGCACCGTGGTCGACCAGCAGCAGAACCTGTCGAACCTCTACGGCACCCTGACCCAGGCTTCCGTGGACCTGCAGACGTTCCTGCAGAACAACAAGGACAACATCATCGCCCTCGCCGCCACCGCCCGGCCGACGGCCGAGCTGCTGGCGAAGTACGCGCCGGAGTACCCCTGCGTGATCTCCCAGATGGCCAAGAACGTCCCGCTGATCGACCAGGCGCTGGGCAAGGGCACCGACCAGCCCGGCCTGCACGCGACGATCGAGGTCGTCGTGCCGCGCGCGCCGTACGAAGCGGGCAAGGAAGAGCCGCGGTTCGACGACAAGCGCGGCCCGCGGTGCTACGACGCGGACAACCTGCCGAAGCCGTTCCCCTCGGAGCCGCCGGACGGCGCCTTCAAGGACGGCACGATCCACCAGACCCCGCCGAAGACCGTCGGTGAGGGCCTCAACCCGGCCAACTTCAAGGCCGACGCCACCGGCGGCAATGGGAGCGGCAGCGGTGCTGGTCAACTCGCCTACTCGACGGCGGAGCAGGGCTTCCTGGCCGACCTGCTCGGCCCGCAGCTCGGCATGAACGCCGCGGACGTCCCCAGCTGGAGCGCGCTGCTCGTCGGCCCGCTGTACCGGGGCGCGGAGGTGACGGTCAAGTGA